A genomic segment from Nitratiruptor sp. YY08-10 encodes:
- the pilO gene encoding type 4a pilus biogenesis protein PilO produces MSTLLQKIDSYFSQKSEFEKLAYYSLIFLIIVFIANEYILPLSKKKLTQEKNAKEAIEQKLNMDKAYIASISRNGDETYFIKKLLKEKQQKKEKLAALLDEKSYLSMKLKELTPLLYNKKKWASFLDSITAKANKYKIDVEYIANEFIQNTKEFGHVLEIEVDAKGNFKNILAFLNSLEESDLVTDIYEISMKGKSPIQLHFKVSVWGINY; encoded by the coding sequence ATGAGTACATTGCTTCAAAAGATCGACTCCTATTTTTCACAAAAGAGTGAATTTGAAAAACTAGCCTATTATTCGCTTATTTTTCTTATTATAGTTTTTATTGCAAATGAATATATTCTTCCCCTTTCAAAAAAGAAACTTACTCAAGAAAAGAATGCAAAAGAAGCAATAGAACAAAAACTCAATATGGATAAAGCGTATATAGCGTCCATTTCTCGAAATGGTGATGAAACCTATTTTATTAAGAAGTTATTGAAAGAAAAACAGCAAAAGAAAGAGAAACTTGCTGCCTTGTTAGATGAAAAAAGTTATCTCAGTATGAAACTCAAAGAGCTTACTCCGCTTTTATATAATAAGAAAAAATGGGCTTCTTTTTTGGATTCCATCACTGCTAAAGCTAATAAATACAAAATAGATGTGGAATATATCGCTAATGAATTTATCCAAAATACAAAAGAGTTTGGTCATGTACTTGAAATAGAGGTAGACGCCAAAGGGAATTTTAAAAATATTCTTGCTTTTCTTAATTCTCTCGAAGAGAGCGATCTCGTTACAGACATTTATGAAATTTCAATGAAGGGTAAATCGCCTATTCAACTCCATTTTAAGGTATCGGTATGGGGAATAAACTATTAA